Proteins from one Mercurialis annua linkage group LG7, ddMerAnnu1.2, whole genome shotgun sequence genomic window:
- the LOC126656767 gene encoding E3 ubiquitin-protein ligase RMA1H1-like — METIAVEHYIEDAAPEHNYSSDNGSPLQNWKSIQEMAVDSDEVPSSGFDCNICLDSVLDPVVTLCGHLYCWPCIYKWLHFQSISTEKEDMQPQQQCPVCKAEVSEGTLVPLFGRGQTAKPSKSKAPNLGIIIPRRPRALACGFDSPRSPLATTSPRQTPQTNTRSNYSHQSQLYHSDPGSYTSSPMFTPRVSAGNMFDPMIGMFGEMIYARVFGDSITNIYSYPNSYNLVGSTSPRLRRHVLEADKSLSRICFFLFCCVFLCFLSF; from the coding sequence ATGGAGACAATAGCCGTAGAGCACTACATAGAAGACGCTGCGCCTGAACATAACTATAGTAGTGATAATGGTTCGCCGCTACAAAACTGGAAATCAATCCAGGAGATGGCTGTAGATTCTGATGAAGTACCATCAAGTGGATTCGATTGCAATATATGCCTGGACTCTGTCCTTGATCCTGTGGTCACGCTTTGTGGTCACCTTTACTGCTGGCCGTGCATATACAAATGGCTTCATTTCCAGAGCATTTCTACCGAAAAGGAAGATATGCAGCCACAGCAGCAATGTCCCGTATGCAAAGCGGAAGTTTCAGAGGGCACCTTAGTTCCACTCTTCGGCCGAGGTCAAACTGCAAAACCCTCAAAAAGCAAGGCTCCCAATCTAGGTATAATTATTCCAAGAAGACCTCGTGCTCTTGCCTGTGGATTCGACTCACCACGATCACCTTTAGCAACCACCAGTCCGCGCCAAACGCCACAAACAAATACCCGTAGTAATTATTCTCATCAATCTCAATTATACCACTCCGATCCAGGTAGTTACACTTCTTCGCCAATGTTCACTCCGCGAGTTTCAGCAGGAAACATGTTTGATCCGATGATTGGAATGTTCGGAGAAATGATTTACGCAAGGGTGTTTGGTGACTCGATAACCAACATCTATAGCTACCCGAATTCGTATAATCTGGTGGGAAGCACTAGCCCTAGACTTAGAAGGCACGTCTTGGAGGCCGATAAGTCCCTTAGTAGAAtctgtttttttcttttctgctgcgtatttttatgttttctttcgTTTTAA